The following are encoded together in the Hemicordylus capensis ecotype Gifberg chromosome 4, rHemCap1.1.pri, whole genome shotgun sequence genome:
- the LOC128325368 gene encoding kelch-like protein diablo: MDSLRESDEEDGMEKELKSHETYLFQGLKQLYQAHQLCDVTLWVEGRSFPCHRMLLASVSPYFRDIFISSSNGSLNGEILLENITASTLQSLLDYLYTEELSLSAETAQDLFTAASKLQIVPLKETAGRYLELNVSMNNCLSLYGLAHEHDHHPLLQAASRYIKQHFGPLTKKQAFLNLEHGALVNLVSSDSLEVSSELTVYQAVRNWVETAASVRFPLYKELLGHVRFPLLTHVELVEVQADIAEYYRHMRLRWKELDGTGRLEESGGLRSGMYDECFVCVEVRENWTQDGEDPESYLHSFDPQAEKWEKLPPLRYLSYSACASLDCKLYLCGGQKANCSFVDTLHEYCALTSRWTLLPPMSTPRALLPFLACTQKLYALGGCNDAGPLVSAEAFNVVQNIWEPIHSLPLALMYPASTVFKHKLYIIGGKASRSYRGLLIYDTSADCWTEVLMEFACHGAAAVAVGTGMYVFGGYTEERGNFLAHSVMASEEPPCCTKGSFYLSENGRVSGEVHIPELPVALAFACAVEWQGKIYLLAGKDENRSYDTCYSWVPEDTSWTRCPEEIPVSNEAKIFSCATLKMPKKPIRSLLLETSPSLAVVGVDSVKKGHSSAATRDGCLNCCWGGS, encoded by the exons ATGGATTCCCTGAGGGAGAGTGATGAAGAAGATGGCATGGAAAAAGAACTTAAGTCTCACGAAACCTATTTATTTCAGG GCTTGAAACAGCTATACCAGGCTCATCAGCTCTGCGATGTCACCTTGTGGGTCGAAGGAAGGAGCTTCCCTTGCCACAG GATGCTGTTAGCTTCAGTCAGCCCTTATTTCAGAGATATCTTCATCAGTTCCAGCAATGGGTCACTCAATGGGGAAATTCTGCTCGAGAACATAACTGCCTCCACACTCCAGAGCCTTCTGGACTACCTCTACACAGAAGAGCTGTCACTCTCTGCAGAAACGGCCCAGGACCTCTTCACTGCAGCTAGCAAGCTCCAGATCGTCCCACTGAAAGAAACAGCTGGAAG GTACCTTGAGCTGAATGTCTCCATGAATAATTGCCTTAGCCTTTATGGTTTGGCCCATGAACATGATCACCATCCTTTGCTCCAAGCAGCCTCACGCTACATCAAACAACACTTTGGACCCCTCACCAAGAAGCAAGCCTTCCTGAACCTGGAACATGGAGCACTGGTCAATCTCGTATCCTCGGATAGCCTGGAGGTGTCCTCAGAACTGACTGTCTACCAGGCTGTGCGCAACTGGGTGGAGACTGCAGCCTCTGTCCGTTTCCCACTGTATAAGGAGCTCCTTGGACACGTTCGCTTTCCCCTGCTTACCCATGTGGAGCTTGTGGAGGTCCAGGCAGACATTGCAGAGTATTACAGGCACATGCGTCTGAGATGGAAGGAGCTGGATGGGACTGGGAGGCTAGAGGAGAGTGGCGGACTCAGAAGTGGCATGTATGATGAgtgctttgtgtgtgtggaagTCAGAGAAAACTGGACCCAGGATGGAGAGGACCCAGAATCGTACCTACACAGTTTTGACCCTCAAGCGGAGAAGTGGGAGAAGCTGCCGCCACTGAGGTATCTGAGCTATTCTGCATGCGCATCCTTGGACTGCAAACTTTACCTGTGTGGAGGTCAGAAGGCCAATTGTTCTTTTGTTGACACCCTGCATGAGTACTGTGCCTTGACCAGCCGGTGGACACTGCTCCCACCCATGTCGACACCTCGGGCACTGCTTCCCTTTCTAGCCTGCACCCAGAAGCTCTATGCACTGGGTGGGTGCAACGATGCAGGCCCTCTCGTTTCCGCCGAGGCCTTCAATGTGGTGCAGAACATTTGGGAGCCCATCCATAGCCTGCCCCTCGCGCTGATGTATCCTGCTTCCACCGTGTTCAAGCATAAGCTGTACATCATTGGAGGAAAAGCTTCAAGGAGTTATAGGGGCCTTCTTATCTATGACACAAGTGCTGACTGTTGGACCGAGGTGCTCATGGAGTTTGCCTGCCACGGGGCAGCTGCTGTCGCAGTTGGGACCGGGATGTATGTTTTTGGTGGGTACACAGAGGAAAGGGGCAACTTTCTGGCCCACAGTGTGATGGCCTCAGAGGAGCCCCCCTGCTGCACCAAAGGGAGTTTTTACCTTAGTGAAAACGGCAGAGTGAGCGGGGAGGTCCATATACCAGAATTGCCAGTCGCCTTGGCCTTTGCTTGTGCAGTGGAATGGCAAGGTAAGATTTACCTGTTAGCAGGCAAAGACGAAAATCGTTCTTACGACACATGTTACAGCTGGGTGCCAGAGGACACAAGCTGGACCCGGTGTCCAGAGGAAATCCCAGTTAGCAACGAGGCAAAAATATTCAGCTGCGCAACCCTGAAGATGCCGAAAAAGCCAATCCGCTCCCTTCTGCTAGAGACATCCCCCTCCTTGGCTGTGGTTGGGGTGGACAGTGTTAAGAAAGGCCACTCCAGCGCGGCCACTCGAGATGGTTGCCTTAACTGCTGCTGGGGTGGAAGTTAA